The Lolium rigidum isolate FL_2022 chromosome 2, APGP_CSIRO_Lrig_0.1, whole genome shotgun sequence genomic interval TCTGAACAGTGAATACGCTACTATGCGTCTCTTCCTGCCTCAAGATCCAGAGCAGCTGCCGAAATTTCTGAGTTTGATACGCTCGCTCCGGTTCGATCCTATCGTTTCACTAAACGAATGCCAGTGCTTACAGATTGTTCCCCGAAAGACCGATGCACGAGCCTCCTGGACTCGGAGGAGCAGGACATTACTCCGGTCCAGTTTGGTCTGTGTCAGGATGATTCGGAGGAGGAACAGATGGCGCAACCTACTTCGTATAAGAGAGGCGGCTATGTCCCTCGATCGGCAAGAGTTCTGCGCTCTCAGGTGACGCCTCCACCGTGCATCAGGAACCCCTATAACACGGATCCTCGGATAGATGATAACCTTTTCTGCGTGAGGCAACGGAAGTCATCAGGTAACGTTTGTGTGCTACATGTTATCCAAACATGCTCATTTCAAATTCCTGCAAATTATATGCACTTGTTTGTTTGGAGTCTTGCTTCAAGGCTGATTGCACGTAATTACCTATCTAGTTTCCAACCTCAACAAGTAACATTCATAACAGCCTAGTTCTCTCAGTACTCAAGTCAGCTGTCCTTTTTTTTTTCCCATATGCAGGGGCTTCTCCCTCTATTGGTGCTGATGGTCTTTCACGCTACCGTACTGATTTCCATGAACTTGAGGTATGCTCTCAGTGGATATTGCTTATATGTTAATGTTCAGGTATCAGTACTATTACATTTCCTGGAGGTTTTGGTCATGGACATGTTTACTTTTCAGCAAATTGGATATGGAAACTTCAGTGTCGTGTTTAAAGTTTTGAGGAGGATAGAGGGCTGCCTGTATGCAGTAAAACGGAGCAACAAGCAGTTGCATAATGACATGGACAGGTAGCTTCATAGAAGCCCTCTTGCTTCAGTACATAGACCATTATTTTAACTAATGCTGCATGTTCTATCTTTTGTTACAGGAGGCTAGCATTGAAGGAAGTTCATACTTTGGTGGCCTTAGGTAGTTACATTTCGGATACTAGTTTCTGTTTTTTCAGCTATATTACCTTAGAAGGCTATAACACCACTGACATGTTGTCAGGTAACCATGAGAACATAGTTGGATATTTCACCTCTTGGTTTGAGGCCGACAAACTTTATATCCAGATGGAACTGTGCGACCGCTGCCTATCTTTGAATGGAGACAAGCCGTTGGAGGTTGGGGATGCTCTGGATCTGCTGTATCAGGTTGGTGTACTAATCTTTTTTGTTTCATCTTGGTCAATTGGTCAGTATGTAAAGCAAAGTGAGCTCACTTTCATAATATAACTAGGATCCCATTATAATATTTCTTCAAACAAGTCTCTGAAAACATGTGAAGCACTGTTGGATTCATCATTTTCTGTTAACCACTCATTTATAATTCTTTCATGTACACCTCACCTGCTAACATTGAATAAATAAACTCTGTAAAATGCAAGGTCTGCAAAGGTTTGGACTTCATTCATGGGCGTGGCATAGCACACCTTGACGTGAAACCAGATAACATATATGTCAGGGATGGTGTTTATAAGCTTGGAGATTTTGGTTGTGCTACACTTATTGATCGCAGTTTGGCAATTGAAGAAGGAGATTCTCGTTATATGCCTCCAGAAATGTTGAGTGATAAGTATGAGCATCTTGACAAGGTAGATATCTTTTCTCTTGGGGCAACTGTATATGAGCTTATAAGAGGCACTCCGCTTCCTGAGTCTGGACTGGCAAGTCTCAGAGAGGGCAAAATTGCACTGCTTCCAGGACACCCAATTCAGTTCCAGAGTCTCATCAaggtatgccaccatcaccatgtgGCTTTCCCTTTCCAGCTGTTTACTTTCATTTGCCTTGCATTTCTGTGTGCCGTTTGACAATCAATTGATACTATTCAACTATAGTTTCTCCTTGATCTTGGATAATTATGTATCTCAATTCCTTCTTTTAGAATTTAGACACTAGGTAAATACTTGTGTGTTGTGGTGGAAGTTAAATGGTTGTGCATTGCTATGAAATTCTTTTAGTGCATGAGCTGTTTAAATATTTCCATAGTGCCCAACTTTGTGCAAATAAAAAGTAGTCTCAAAATGTACAACTGAATCACTAATCAAAAGATTGGAATGCAAATATAATATATGGTAACTGTAGTAATTAATGTGTTGGCAACTTGAGGTGATCTCTGAAGGTGATCCACCAACTTAGATCTTTATATCCCTTCATTTACATTCAGAGCAAAGGCTACATTCTTCCTCAATCTAATCCCTGTGCTCTACAATATTCCGATTGCCATGTAACCCAACACAACATAATGCTGATTTT includes:
- the LOC124686021 gene encoding wee1-like protein kinase; translation: MLNAKTPRLRGGSKSRRRFTPPATKAQAAAAAAAAGISPSGELSQKLEHVTLFSYFDDDRPPAAHKPFEELLDDESHGSAPAPPPPPPVDADVAMEDRDCCILSQDFFCTPDYLTPPAPQLPSGFDADKENIPCPQSPEKSVARSKRYKRDCSPKDRCTSLLDSEEQDITPVQFGLCQDDSEEEQMAQPTSYKRGGYVPRSARVLRSQVTPPPCIRNPYNTDPRIDDNLFCVRQRKSSGASPSIGADGLSRYRTDFHELEQIGYGNFSVVFKVLRRIEGCLYAVKRSNKQLHNDMDRRLALKEVHTLVALGNHENIVGYFTSWFEADKLYIQMELCDRCLSLNGDKPLEVGDALDLLYQVCKGLDFIHGRGIAHLDVKPDNIYVRDGVYKLGDFGCATLIDRSLAIEEGDSRYMPPEMLSDKYEHLDKVDIFSLGATVYELIRGTPLPESGLASLREGKIALLPGHPIQFQSLIKSMLDPDPVRRPSAKEILRHSVFEKLHNVAAKK